From a region of the Thermus caldilimi genome:
- a CDS encoding nucleoside triphosphate pyrophosphohydrolase family protein, whose product MTLNEYQQEAKKTALYPEAYRLLYPTLGLTGEAGELANKVKKILRDHGGNLSQAAREDLVAELGDVLWYIAQLATDLGVSLEEVAQGNLTKLRSRLERGKLGGSGDNR is encoded by the coding sequence ATGACCCTAAATGAGTACCAGCAGGAGGCCAAGAAAACCGCCCTTTACCCCGAAGCCTACCGGCTTCTTTACCCCACCCTGGGCCTGACGGGGGAAGCCGGGGAACTGGCCAACAAGGTAAAAAAAATCCTCCGGGACCATGGAGGAAACCTCAGCCAAGCTGCCCGGGAGGATCTGGTGGCTGAGCTCGGGGATGTGCTTTGGTATATAGCCCAGCTGGCCACCGACCTGGGGGTGAGCCTGGAGGAGGTGGCTCAAGGCAACCTGACCAAGCTCCGCTCCCGCCTGGAACGGGGGAAGCTGGGAGGCTCAGGAGATAATCGCTAA
- a CDS encoding peroxiredoxin, whose protein sequence is MEETVTLPRLNEPAPDFVAKTTAGELRLSDLKGKWVVLFSHPADFTPVCSTEFLAFARRQKEFEELGVQLVGLSIDSIYSHLAWLKDLEEVSGISINFPVIADLDMKVSRLYGMIHPAASETAAVRAVFIIDPNGILRGMLYYPLTTGRNIDEILRFIRALQFTDRTGLNTPADWQPGEPAIVKPPATLDEVKADEARKAEYTEYKRWYLRLKKAE, encoded by the coding sequence ATGGAAGAAACCGTTACCCTACCCCGTTTGAACGAACCCGCCCCGGACTTCGTGGCCAAGACCACGGCTGGAGAGCTTCGGCTATCCGACCTCAAGGGCAAATGGGTGGTGCTCTTCAGCCACCCCGCCGACTTCACCCCGGTCTGCTCCACGGAGTTCCTGGCCTTCGCCCGGCGTCAAAAGGAGTTTGAAGAACTGGGAGTCCAGCTGGTGGGCCTTTCCATTGACTCCATCTACTCCCACCTAGCCTGGCTTAAGGACCTCGAGGAGGTGTCCGGGATCTCCATCAACTTCCCGGTCATCGCCGACCTGGACATGAAGGTGTCCAGGCTCTACGGCATGATCCACCCCGCAGCCAGCGAAACCGCTGCGGTGCGGGCGGTGTTCATCATCGACCCCAACGGCATCCTCCGGGGCATGCTCTACTATCCCCTCACCACTGGCCGCAACATCGACGAGATCCTGCGCTTCATCCGGGCCCTCCAGTTCACCGACCGCACCGGCTTGAACACCCCCGCCGACTGGCAGCCGGGTGAGCCCGCCATCGTGAAGCCCCCAGCCACCCTGGACGAGGTCAAGGCCGACGAGGCCAGGAAGGCCGAGTACACGGAGTACAAGCGCTGGTATCTACGCCTTAAGAAGGCGGAGTAA
- a CDS encoding TFIIB-type zinc ribbon-containing protein has product MPLLLCPNCQVGMKEVERRGVLIDVCPQCGGVWLDKGELEKLLAEAKEVERAYEEEREAYYRKEGKPYRKKKGFLEIFDLFD; this is encoded by the coding sequence ATGCCCCTCCTCCTTTGTCCCAACTGCCAGGTGGGCATGAAGGAGGTGGAAAGGCGCGGGGTCCTCATCGACGTCTGCCCCCAGTGCGGGGGGGTGTGGCTGGATAAGGGGGAGCTGGAAAAACTCCTGGCAGAGGCCAAGGAGGTGGAGCGAGCCTACGAGGAGGAGCGGGAGGCCTACTACCGCAAGGAGGGGAAGCCCTACCGAAAGAAAAAGGGCTTCCTGGAGATCTTTGACCTCTTCGATTAG
- a CDS encoding zinc metallopeptidase, whose amino-acid sequence MDMLALLLMGLVFVASLAIQGGLQATFARFSRVANSRGLTGAQVARAILDAHGLTHVRVEPVPGALTDHYDPHAKAVRLSEPNYASPSLAALAVSAHEVGHAVQDAHGYTWLRVRASLWPAASLGTNLGPILVVGGLMLGAIGLAKLGLYLYLAVALFQLVTLPVEFDASRRALEFLRRMGFLSQQEMAPARQVLTWAALTYVAALASSLATILYYASLLMGRREE is encoded by the coding sequence ATGGACATGCTGGCGCTCTTGCTCATGGGGTTGGTCTTCGTGGCCAGCCTGGCGATTCAAGGCGGTCTCCAGGCCACCTTTGCCCGGTTCAGCCGGGTGGCCAACAGCCGGGGGCTTACGGGGGCCCAGGTGGCCCGGGCCATCCTGGATGCCCATGGCCTCACCCACGTCCGGGTGGAGCCGGTGCCCGGGGCCCTCACAGACCACTACGACCCCCACGCCAAGGCGGTGCGGCTTTCCGAGCCTAACTACGCCTCGCCCAGCCTGGCGGCCCTGGCGGTGTCCGCCCACGAGGTGGGGCATGCGGTCCAGGATGCCCATGGCTACACCTGGCTTCGGGTGCGGGCTAGCCTGTGGCCGGCGGCCAGCCTGGGCACCAACCTAGGTCCAATCCTGGTGGTGGGCGGGTTGATGCTGGGGGCCATCGGCTTGGCCAAGCTCGGGCTTTACCTCTACCTGGCGGTGGCCCTATTCCAGCTGGTGACCCTCCCCGTGGAGTTCGATGCCTCCAGGCGGGCCCTGGAGTTCCTGCGGCGCATGGGCTTCCTTTCCCAGCAGGAGATGGCCCCTGCCCGGCAGGTGCTCACCTGGGCAGCCCTCACCTACGTGGCCGCCTTGGCCAGCTCCTTGGCCACTATCCTTTACTATGCCAGCCTTCTCATGGGCCGGAGGGAGGAGTAG
- a CDS encoding sulfurtransferase, whose protein sequence is MGYAHPEVLVSTDWVQEHLGDPRVRILEVDEDILLYETGHIPGAQKVDWQRDFWDPVVRDFVDEEGFANLMERLGISNDTTVVLYGDKNNWWAAYAFWFFKYNGHQDVRLMNGGRQKWVEEGRPLSTEVPTYPKGSYRVPYRDESIRAYRDEVLKHILKVKEGKGALVDVRSPEEYRGELTHMPNYPQEGALRAGHIPGAKNIPWAKAVNPDGTFKSAEELRALYEPLGVTPDKDVVVYCRIAERSSHSWFVLKYLLGHPHVKNYDGSWTEWGNLVGVPVAKGEE, encoded by the coding sequence ATGGGCTACGCGCATCCCGAGGTTCTGGTGAGCACGGACTGGGTCCAGGAGCACCTGGGGGATCCTAGGGTGAGGATCCTCGAGGTGGACGAGGACATCCTGCTCTACGAGACCGGCCATATTCCCGGGGCACAGAAGGTGGACTGGCAACGGGATTTCTGGGATCCGGTGGTGCGGGACTTTGTGGACGAGGAGGGGTTCGCCAACCTCATGGAAAGGCTTGGGATCTCCAACGACACCACCGTGGTCCTTTACGGGGACAAGAACAACTGGTGGGCCGCCTATGCCTTCTGGTTCTTCAAATATAACGGCCACCAGGATGTGCGCCTCATGAACGGAGGGCGGCAGAAGTGGGTGGAGGAAGGCCGTCCCCTTTCCACCGAGGTGCCCACTTACCCCAAGGGGAGCTACCGGGTACCCTACCGGGACGAGTCCATCCGCGCTTACCGGGACGAGGTCCTCAAGCACATCCTCAAGGTGAAAGAGGGCAAGGGGGCTCTGGTGGACGTGCGGAGCCCCGAGGAGTACCGGGGGGAGCTCACCCACATGCCCAACTACCCTCAGGAAGGAGCCCTACGGGCCGGCCATATCCCAGGGGCCAAGAACATCCCCTGGGCCAAGGCGGTGAACCCCGATGGCACCTTTAAAAGCGCCGAGGAGCTGAGGGCCCTCTACGAGCCCTTAGGGGTAACCCCTGACAAGGATGTGGTGGTCTATTGCCGCATCGCCGAGCGCTCCAGCCACTCCTGGTTTGTCCTCAAGTACCTCCTCGGCCACCCCCACGTGAAAAACTACGACGGCTCCTGGACGGAGTGGGGCAACCTGGTGGGGGTTCCGGTAGCCAAAGGGGAGGAATAG
- the sdaAA gene encoding L-serine ammonia-lyase, iron-sulfur-dependent, subunit alpha, with protein MPLTLNDLAALPGRASEALLREEVEETGLAPEAILDKLRERLGVMRDSIRRGLASDAPSVAGMVGKNAKTLWEAPDTLRDPLLKRVQAYAMAVNEENARMGRIVAAPTAGSAGTLPGALLGVADHLGIPDEDLLMPMVLAAGVAKIIHRQIYIAGASGGCQAEIGSSAAMAAAAVTELLGGSSEASAHAAALALQNTLGLVCDPVGGFVEVPCVMRNGFYAVHAVSAASMALAGIRSVIPPDEVILAMAGIGRLLPLELKETGLGGLADTPTGRRLAAQALGEASED; from the coding sequence ATGCCCTTGACCCTGAACGACCTTGCCGCCCTTCCCGGCCGGGCGTCGGAGGCCCTGCTCCGCGAGGAGGTGGAGGAAACCGGGCTGGCTCCCGAGGCTATTCTGGATAAGCTTCGGGAGCGCCTTGGCGTCATGCGGGATTCCATCCGGAGGGGTCTTGCCTCGGATGCCCCCAGCGTGGCGGGCATGGTGGGGAAGAATGCCAAGACCTTGTGGGAGGCCCCGGATACCTTGCGGGATCCGCTTTTAAAGCGGGTCCAGGCCTACGCCATGGCGGTCAACGAGGAAAATGCCCGCATGGGCCGAATCGTGGCCGCACCCACGGCGGGTAGCGCCGGGACGCTTCCTGGGGCCTTGCTGGGCGTGGCGGATCACCTGGGCATCCCCGACGAGGACCTCCTCATGCCCATGGTCCTGGCCGCCGGGGTGGCCAAGATCATCCACCGCCAGATCTACATCGCCGGGGCCAGCGGGGGGTGCCAGGCGGAAATTGGCTCCTCGGCGGCCATGGCGGCAGCCGCCGTTACCGAGCTTCTCGGGGGAAGCTCCGAGGCCTCTGCCCATGCGGCGGCCTTGGCCCTGCAGAACACCCTGGGCCTGGTTTGTGATCCCGTGGGGGGGTTCGTGGAGGTGCCCTGCGTGATGCGCAATGGTTTTTATGCGGTGCATGCGGTGAGCGCCGCCTCCATGGCCCTGGCGGGGATAAGGAGCGTGATCCCCCCCGACGAGGTGATCCTGGCCATGGCGGGCATCGGCCGCCTCCTGCCCTTGGAGCTCAAGGAAACAGGCCTGGGGGGGTTGGCGGACACCCCCACGGGGCGTCGGCTGGCCGCCCAGGCCCTGGGGGAGGCTTCCGAGGATTGA
- a CDS encoding response regulator translates to MLKARMGNPGSRLRVLIADDHPLFRLGLRAGLEGEGLVVVAEAQDGKEALEKTLALNPEAVLLDLRMPVLDGLECTRMLRKKGYSGLIALLTTYQEPALVREAFLAGADAYFSKELSAPELKRRLLRVAQGEEKLKPPDLPSLTSREEEVLRLLAQGLSVKEVAKALGLSPDTVKDHLESLYGKLLARNRVEALEKARYLGFLAKK, encoded by the coding sequence ATGCTAAAAGCCAGGATGGGCAACCCTGGATCCCGCCTCCGCGTGCTGATCGCCGACGACCACCCCCTCTTCCGCTTGGGGCTTAGGGCGGGCCTCGAGGGGGAAGGGCTCGTGGTGGTGGCCGAGGCCCAGGATGGGAAGGAGGCCTTGGAAAAGACCCTGGCCCTGAACCCGGAGGCGGTCCTCCTGGACCTGAGGATGCCCGTATTGGATGGGCTAGAGTGCACCCGTATGCTCCGGAAGAAGGGGTATTCCGGCCTCATCGCCCTCCTCACCACCTACCAGGAGCCCGCCCTGGTGCGGGAGGCGTTTTTGGCCGGGGCCGACGCCTACTTTTCCAAGGAGCTCTCCGCTCCCGAACTCAAAAGGCGCCTTCTCCGCGTGGCCCAGGGGGAGGAAAAACTGAAGCCCCCCGACCTTCCCAGCCTCACCTCGAGGGAGGAGGAAGTCCTCCGCCTCCTGGCCCAGGGGCTTTCCGTGAAGGAGGTGGCCAAGGCCCTGGGCCTTTCCCCGGACACGGTAAAGGACCACCTGGAAAGCCTCTACGGCAAGCTCCTGGCCCGAAACCGGGTGGAAGCCCTGGAAAAGGCAAGGTACCTGGGATTCCTGGCGAAGAAATAA
- the rplS gene encoding 50S ribosomal protein L19, which yields MNRGALLKIVEAKYARTDLPEFRPGDTVRVAYRVKEGNRTRVQNFEGIVIKIKRNGYNTSFTVRKVSYGVGVERIFPLNSPLIEKIEIVQRGRARRAKLYFIRELSEREIRRKLRADRKRIGQDQERARVAKEEAEVPQDATQAASEGEPSAE from the coding sequence ATGAACCGAGGAGCGCTGCTTAAGATAGTGGAGGCCAAGTATGCCCGCACCGATCTCCCCGAGTTCCGGCCCGGGGATACCGTGCGGGTGGCCTACCGGGTAAAGGAAGGCAACCGTACCCGGGTGCAGAACTTTGAGGGCATCGTCATCAAGATCAAGCGGAACGGGTATAACACCAGCTTCACCGTGCGCAAGGTAAGCTACGGCGTGGGGGTGGAGCGCATCTTTCCCTTGAACTCCCCTCTCATCGAGAAGATCGAGATCGTCCAGCGGGGCCGGGCCCGGCGGGCCAAGCTCTACTTCATCCGTGAGCTTTCCGAAAGGGAGATCCGCCGCAAGCTCCGCGCCGACCGCAAGCGCATCGGCCAGGACCAGGAAAGGGCCCGGGTGGCCAAGGAGGAGGCGGAAGTTCCCCAGGACGCTACTCAGGCGGCTTCCGAAGGGGAACCCTCCGCCGAGTAA
- the trmD gene encoding tRNA (guanosine(37)-N1)-methyltransferase TrmD: MRYSILTLFPGLIRPWLSESLLKKAQERGLVQVEVVDLRAYGLGRHRSVDDTPYGGGAGMVIRPDVAVAALEAVLPADEVILLSPSGEPFTQRVAEELAQRDHLVLLSGRYEGFDARVEAFVTRSLSIGDYVLMGGEVAALAVLEATARLIPGVIGDPESHRRDSFVRGLLDHPHYTRPPEFRGLRVPEVLLSGNHLEVDRWRRQEALRKTLAVRPDLVREARLGPLEVAWLAEMDREG; encoded by the coding sequence ATGCGCTACAGTATCCTCACCCTTTTCCCCGGTCTCATACGCCCCTGGCTTTCGGAATCCCTCCTGAAGAAGGCCCAGGAGCGGGGTCTCGTCCAAGTGGAGGTGGTGGACCTCAGGGCCTATGGCCTGGGGCGGCACCGCAGCGTGGACGACACCCCCTATGGCGGCGGGGCGGGGATGGTGATCCGCCCAGATGTGGCGGTGGCCGCCTTGGAGGCCGTTCTGCCTGCGGATGAGGTGATCCTCCTTTCCCCATCGGGGGAACCCTTTACCCAACGGGTGGCAGAAGAACTGGCCCAGAGGGATCACCTGGTCCTGCTTTCCGGGCGGTACGAGGGGTTCGATGCCCGGGTGGAAGCCTTTGTGACCCGCTCCCTTTCCATCGGGGATTATGTGCTCATGGGGGGAGAGGTGGCGGCCTTGGCGGTGCTGGAGGCCACCGCCCGGCTTATTCCTGGGGTGATCGGGGATCCGGAAAGCCACCGGAGGGATTCCTTTGTCCGGGGGCTCCTGGACCACCCCCACTACACCCGTCCCCCGGAGTTCCGCGGGCTTCGGGTGCCGGAGGTTCTCCTTTCGGGAAACCACCTGGAGGTGGACCGGTGGCGCAGGCAGGAAGCCTTGAGGAAGACCCTTGCCGTGAGGCCGGACCTGGTGCGGGAGGCCAGGCTTGGTCCCCTCGAGGTGGCCTGGCTTGCGGAAATGGACCGCGAGGGCTAG
- the rimM gene encoding ribosome maturation factor RimM (Essential for efficient processing of 16S rRNA) translates to MRLVEIGRFGAPYALRGGLKFRGEPVVVHLERVYVEGHGWRAVEDLYQVGDDLVVHLAGVSSRELAEPLVGLRVYAEVEELPPLEEGQYYYFALIGLPVYVGGVKMGEVVDILDAGAQDVLVIKGVGERLRDQTERLVPLQAPYVRVEAEGIHVEPIPGLFD, encoded by the coding sequence ATGCGTTTGGTGGAGATCGGTCGGTTCGGTGCCCCCTATGCCCTGCGCGGGGGTCTGAAGTTCCGGGGTGAGCCGGTGGTGGTTCACCTGGAGCGGGTCTACGTGGAAGGGCATGGCTGGCGGGCGGTGGAGGATCTCTACCAGGTGGGGGATGACCTGGTGGTTCACCTGGCGGGGGTTTCCAGCCGGGAGCTGGCCGAGCCCTTGGTGGGCCTCCGGGTGTATGCCGAGGTGGAGGAGCTTCCTCCCCTCGAGGAAGGCCAGTACTACTATTTTGCCCTTATCGGCTTACCCGTTTACGTAGGGGGGGTGAAGATGGGGGAGGTGGTGGACATCCTGGACGCGGGAGCCCAGGATGTCCTGGTGATCAAGGGCGTGGGGGAAAGGCTTCGCGACCAGACGGAGCGCCTGGTACCCCTGCAGGCACCTTACGTGCGGGTGGAGGCAGAGGGTATCCATGTGGAGCCCATCCCCGGTCTCTTTGACTGA
- a CDS encoding KH domain-containing protein, with translation MKDLVEYLAKSVVDQPERVRVQERRTREGPLYVVEVAPEDKGRLIGKQGRVIESIRTLVRAYAKRKVGVEVR, from the coding sequence ATGAAGGATTTGGTGGAGTACCTGGCCAAGAGCGTGGTGGACCAGCCAGAACGGGTCCGGGTGCAGGAAAGGCGTACCCGGGAAGGTCCCCTTTACGTGGTGGAAGTGGCCCCCGAGGACAAGGGCCGGCTCATCGGCAAGCAGGGCCGGGTCATTGAGTCCATCCGTACCCTGGTAAGGGCCTACGCCAAGCGCAAGGTGGGGGTGGAGGTGCGCTAG
- the rpsP gene encoding 30S ribosomal protein S16 has product MVKIRLSRFGSKHNPHYRIVVTDSRRKRDGAYIEKIGYYDPRKTTPEWLKVDVERAKYWLSVGAQPTDTARRLLRQAGVFRKEG; this is encoded by the coding sequence ATGGTAAAGATCCGGCTTTCTCGTTTCGGCTCCAAGCACAACCCGCACTACCGTATCGTGGTCACCGACAGCCGAAGGAAGCGCGACGGCGCTTACATCGAAAAGATCGGCTACTACGATCCTCGCAAGACCACTCCCGAGTGGCTGAAGGTGGACGTGGAGCGGGCTAAGTACTGGCTTTCCGTGGGAGCCCAGCCCACGGACACCGCCCGGAGGCTTCTCAGGCAGGCGGGGGTTTTCAGGAAGGAAGGCTAG
- the ffh gene encoding signal recognition particle protein → MFAKLAGRLQEAIDRLRGRGRITEEDLKATLREIRRALMEADVNLEVAKAFVESVREKSLGQKVLESLTPAEVVLATVYEALKEALGGEPRFPTLKNQNLWFLVGLQGSGKTTTAAKLALFYKGKGRRPLLVAADTQRPAAREQLRILGEKIGVPVLEVQDGESPESIRRRVEERARQEVRDLILVDTAGRLQIDEPLMAELARLKEAMNPDEVLLVLDAMTGQEALSVAKAFDERVGVTGLILTKLDGDARGGAALSARHVTGKPIYFAGVSERPEGLEPFYPDRLASRILGMGDVATLAEKVRAAGLEAETPKSAKELTLEDFLKQMQNLKRLGSFSEILAMLPGVGKALPAGVQVDDRAIKRLEAIVLSMTPEERKDPRILNASRRKRIARGSGTSVQEINRFIKAFEETKALMKSLEKNKGRGLMGMFRR, encoded by the coding sequence ATGTTTGCGAAGCTGGCGGGAAGACTGCAGGAGGCCATAGACCGCTTAAGGGGACGGGGCCGTATCACCGAGGAGGACCTGAAGGCCACCCTCAGGGAGATCCGTCGGGCTCTGATGGAGGCCGACGTGAACCTGGAGGTGGCGAAGGCCTTTGTGGAAAGTGTCCGGGAGAAGTCCTTGGGCCAGAAGGTCCTGGAAAGCCTCACCCCGGCGGAGGTGGTCCTGGCCACGGTCTACGAGGCCCTGAAGGAGGCCTTGGGCGGGGAACCCCGTTTCCCCACCCTGAAGAACCAGAACCTGTGGTTCCTGGTGGGGCTCCAGGGATCCGGTAAAACCACCACCGCGGCCAAGCTGGCCCTTTTCTACAAGGGGAAGGGAAGGAGGCCCCTGCTGGTGGCGGCCGACACCCAGCGCCCGGCAGCCCGGGAGCAGCTTCGCATCCTGGGGGAAAAGATCGGGGTACCGGTTCTGGAGGTGCAGGATGGGGAGAGCCCCGAGTCCATCCGCCGCCGGGTGGAGGAGAGGGCCAGGCAGGAGGTTCGCGACCTCATCCTGGTGGACACCGCCGGGCGCCTGCAGATCGACGAGCCTTTGATGGCGGAGCTTGCCCGTCTCAAGGAGGCCATGAACCCTGACGAGGTGCTCCTGGTCCTGGATGCCATGACGGGCCAGGAGGCCCTTTCGGTGGCTAAAGCTTTTGACGAGCGGGTGGGGGTCACGGGGCTCATCCTCACCAAGCTGGATGGGGATGCCCGGGGCGGGGCGGCTCTTTCGGCCCGGCACGTGACGGGGAAGCCCATTTACTTCGCCGGGGTTTCCGAGCGCCCCGAGGGCCTGGAACCTTTCTACCCCGACCGGCTGGCGAGCCGCATCCTGGGCATGGGGGATGTGGCCACCCTGGCGGAGAAGGTTCGGGCTGCGGGCCTCGAGGCCGAAACACCCAAGTCCGCTAAGGAGCTCACCCTGGAGGATTTCCTTAAGCAGATGCAGAACCTCAAGCGCCTGGGCTCTTTCTCAGAGATCCTCGCCATGCTTCCGGGGGTGGGTAAGGCCTTGCCCGCTGGGGTCCAGGTGGACGATAGGGCCATCAAGCGCCTGGAGGCCATCGTCCTTTCCATGACCCCCGAGGAGCGAAAGGACCCCCGCATCCTAAACGCCTCCCGGCGCAAGCGCATCGCCAGGGGAAGCGGCACCAGCGTGCAGGAGATCAACCGCTTCATCAAGGCCTTTGAGGAAACCAAGGCCCTAATGAAGTCCCTGGAGAAGAACAAGGGCCGGGGACTCATGGGAATGTTCAGGAGGTAG
- the mgtE gene encoding magnesium transporter has translation METTLSPLRQALQEGDTLKLKRLLEETHPRDLLALWDDLEGEHRYVVLTLLPKDRAAEVFANLPAEEQAEYLKTLPPWRVRELLGELSLDDLADALQAVEEEDPGLAHRLKEALDPETRAEVEELTQYEEDEAGGLMTPEYVAVREGMTVEEVIRFLRRAAPDAETIYYIYVVDEAGRLKGVLSLRDLIVADPKTKVAEIMNPKVVFARTDTDQEEVARLMADYDFTVLPVVDEDGVLVGIVTVDDVLDVLEEEATEDIHRLAAVDVPDLVYSQASPIALWMARVRWLVILILTGMVTSSILQGFESLLDALTALAFYVPVLIGTGGNTGNQSATLIIRALATRDLDLKDWRRVLLKEGAVGFLLGLTLALLLLGKVVLDGQWALVPVVGLALFLIVLFANLVGALLPFALRRLGVDPALLSNPLIATLTDVTGLLIYLTLARLLLNLA, from the coding sequence GTGGAGACGACCCTTTCCCCTCTGCGCCAAGCCCTGCAAGAAGGCGACACCCTGAAGCTAAAGAGGCTTCTGGAGGAAACCCATCCCCGGGACCTGTTGGCCCTTTGGGATGACCTCGAGGGGGAACACCGCTACGTGGTCCTCACCCTCCTTCCCAAGGACCGGGCCGCGGAGGTCTTCGCCAACCTCCCTGCGGAGGAACAGGCAGAGTACTTGAAGACCCTTCCCCCCTGGCGGGTGCGGGAGCTCTTGGGGGAGCTCTCCCTGGACGACCTGGCCGACGCCCTCCAGGCGGTGGAGGAGGAAGACCCCGGTCTAGCCCACCGCCTTAAGGAGGCCCTGGACCCTGAGACCCGGGCCGAGGTGGAGGAGCTCACCCAGTACGAGGAGGACGAGGCAGGCGGCCTCATGACCCCCGAGTACGTGGCGGTGCGGGAGGGTATGACCGTGGAGGAGGTCATCCGCTTCCTGCGCCGGGCCGCCCCCGATGCGGAAACCATTTACTACATTTACGTGGTGGACGAGGCGGGCCGCCTCAAGGGGGTCCTGTCCTTGAGGGACCTCATCGTGGCCGACCCGAAGACCAAGGTGGCGGAGATCATGAACCCCAAGGTGGTCTTCGCCCGCACGGACACCGACCAGGAAGAGGTGGCCCGCCTCATGGCCGACTACGACTTCACCGTCTTGCCCGTGGTGGACGAGGACGGGGTACTGGTGGGTATCGTCACGGTGGACGACGTGCTGGACGTCTTGGAAGAGGAGGCCACGGAGGACATCCACCGGCTGGCGGCGGTGGACGTGCCCGACCTGGTCTACAGCCAGGCCTCCCCCATCGCCCTCTGGATGGCCCGGGTGCGCTGGCTGGTGATCCTGATCCTCACCGGCATGGTCACCAGTTCCATCCTCCAGGGGTTCGAGAGCCTCTTGGACGCCCTGACCGCCCTGGCCTTCTACGTTCCCGTGCTCATCGGCACCGGGGGGAACACGGGCAACCAGTCGGCCACCCTCATCATCCGGGCCCTGGCCACCCGGGACCTGGATCTTAAGGACTGGCGCCGAGTCCTGCTAAAGGAGGGTGCCGTGGGCTTTCTCCTGGGCCTCACCCTGGCCCTCCTCCTCCTGGGCAAGGTGGTCCTGGACGGACAGTGGGCCCTGGTGCCGGTGGTGGGCCTAGCCCTCTTCCTCATCGTCCTCTTTGCCAACCTGGTGGGAGCCCTCCTGCCCTTTGCCCTGAGGCGCCTCGGGGTGGACCCGGCCCTTCTCTCCAACCCCCTCATCGCCACCCTCACCGACGTCACGGGCCTGCTCATCTACCTCACCTTGGCCCGCCTCCTCCTAAACTTGGCATGA
- a CDS encoding inorganic diphosphatase — protein MMRLRMVVEWSKGSPFRYAWKGGSLALVAVDQPAPVNYGLIPGLINPADGEEVDAVFLGPPLSPGTEVEGEVVGMVWLTDGDHKILLEAQGQGPSPREAQELLAWFHQSRKPLLLSPQEARDWLEKLLRG, from the coding sequence ATGATGCGGCTACGCATGGTGGTGGAGTGGAGCAAGGGAAGCCCCTTCCGCTATGCCTGGAAGGGGGGGTCCCTGGCCCTGGTGGCTGTGGACCAACCGGCGCCGGTGAACTATGGCCTCATCCCTGGCCTCATCAACCCCGCCGACGGGGAAGAGGTGGATGCGGTTTTCCTGGGACCTCCCCTCTCCCCGGGAACCGAGGTGGAGGGGGAAGTGGTGGGCATGGTGTGGCTGACGGATGGGGATCACAAGATCCTCCTCGAGGCCCAGGGGCAGGGGCCAAGCCCAAGGGAAGCCCAAGAACTCCTCGCCTGGTTCCACCAAAGCCGCAAGCCCCTTCTCCTCAGCCCACAAGAGGCCAGGGACTGGCTGGAGAAGTTGCTCAGAGGATAA